From Stigmatopora nigra isolate UIUO_SnigA chromosome 5, RoL_Snig_1.1, whole genome shotgun sequence, a single genomic window includes:
- the guk1b gene encoding guanylate kinase 1b isoform X2 — MSGPRPVVLSGPSGAGKSTLMKRLMKDHEGVFGFSVSHTTRNPRPGEENGKGLNALPMLLGATLLPVADVFSSEDLETSFSCPIESESPHEDYHFTTREAMQEGIQRGDFIENAEFSGNLYGTSKAAIEDVQAKNLICILDVDIQGVKRIKETDLNPIYISIQAPSMDILEKRLRDRQTESEESLQKRLEAARIDMELSKEPGVFDMVIINDDLERAYEELKEILNDEIQKVQENKS, encoded by the exons ATGTCAGGACCGAGGCCTGTGGTACTGAGCGGCCCATCCGGTGCGGGCAAGAGCACGCTGATGAAGAGGCTCATGAAGGATCACGAAGGAGTTTTTGGATTTAGCGTGTCAC ACACAACAAGGAACCCTCGGCCTGGAGAGGAAAACGGCAAAG GCCTCAACGCGCTCCCCATGCTACTGGGGGCTACTTTACTGCCCGTAGCAGACGTCTTTTCCTCAGAAGACTTAGAAACATCATTTTCGTGTCCAATTGAATCAGAAAGCCCACATGAAG ATTACCACTTCACAACCCGCGAGGCCATGCAGGAGGGCATCCAACGCGGTGACTTTATCGAGAATGCAGAGTTCTCCGGCAACCTATACGGAACAAG TAAAGCTGCCATCGAAGATGTACAGGCCAAAAACTTGATCTGCATTCTGGATGTAGACATCCAGGGAGTGAAGAGAATTAAAGAGACGGACCTGAACCCGATCTATATCTCCATCCAGGCTCCATCTATGGACATTCTG GAAAAACGTCTGAGGGACCGACAAACCGAGTCAGAGGAAAGTTTACAGAAACGTTTGGAGGCAGCACGTATTGATATGGAGCTCA GTAAGGAACCAGGGGTGTTTGATATGGTCATCATCAATGATGACTTGGAACGGGCTTACGAGGAGCTGAAAGAGATCCTTAATGAT gAAATTCAAAAAGTTCAGGAGAACAAATCCTAA
- the guk1b gene encoding guanylate kinase 1b isoform X1, whose protein sequence is MMCLQDSTGIKTMSGPRPVVLSGPSGAGKSTLMKRLMKDHEGVFGFSVSHTTRNPRPGEENGKGLNALPMLLGATLLPVADVFSSEDLETSFSCPIESESPHEDYHFTTREAMQEGIQRGDFIENAEFSGNLYGTSKAAIEDVQAKNLICILDVDIQGVKRIKETDLNPIYISIQAPSMDILEKRLRDRQTESEESLQKRLEAARIDMELSKEPGVFDMVIINDDLERAYEELKEILNDEIQKVQENKS, encoded by the exons atgatgtgtttGCAGGACTCTACTGGCATCAAA ACAATGTCAGGACCGAGGCCTGTGGTACTGAGCGGCCCATCCGGTGCGGGCAAGAGCACGCTGATGAAGAGGCTCATGAAGGATCACGAAGGAGTTTTTGGATTTAGCGTGTCAC ACACAACAAGGAACCCTCGGCCTGGAGAGGAAAACGGCAAAG GCCTCAACGCGCTCCCCATGCTACTGGGGGCTACTTTACTGCCCGTAGCAGACGTCTTTTCCTCAGAAGACTTAGAAACATCATTTTCGTGTCCAATTGAATCAGAAAGCCCACATGAAG ATTACCACTTCACAACCCGCGAGGCCATGCAGGAGGGCATCCAACGCGGTGACTTTATCGAGAATGCAGAGTTCTCCGGCAACCTATACGGAACAAG TAAAGCTGCCATCGAAGATGTACAGGCCAAAAACTTGATCTGCATTCTGGATGTAGACATCCAGGGAGTGAAGAGAATTAAAGAGACGGACCTGAACCCGATCTATATCTCCATCCAGGCTCCATCTATGGACATTCTG GAAAAACGTCTGAGGGACCGACAAACCGAGTCAGAGGAAAGTTTACAGAAACGTTTGGAGGCAGCACGTATTGATATGGAGCTCA GTAAGGAACCAGGGGTGTTTGATATGGTCATCATCAATGATGACTTGGAACGGGCTTACGAGGAGCTGAAAGAGATCCTTAATGAT gAAATTCAAAAAGTTCAGGAGAACAAATCCTAA
- the guk1b gene encoding guanylate kinase 1b isoform X3: protein MMCLQDSTGIKTMSGPRPVVLSGPSGAGKSTLMKRLMKDHEGVFGFSVSHTTRNPRPGEENGKDYHFTTREAMQEGIQRGDFIENAEFSGNLYGTSKAAIEDVQAKNLICILDVDIQGVKRIKETDLNPIYISIQAPSMDILEKRLRDRQTESEESLQKRLEAARIDMELSKEPGVFDMVIINDDLERAYEELKEILNDEIQKVQENKS from the exons atgatgtgtttGCAGGACTCTACTGGCATCAAA ACAATGTCAGGACCGAGGCCTGTGGTACTGAGCGGCCCATCCGGTGCGGGCAAGAGCACGCTGATGAAGAGGCTCATGAAGGATCACGAAGGAGTTTTTGGATTTAGCGTGTCAC ACACAACAAGGAACCCTCGGCCTGGAGAGGAAAACGGCAAAG ATTACCACTTCACAACCCGCGAGGCCATGCAGGAGGGCATCCAACGCGGTGACTTTATCGAGAATGCAGAGTTCTCCGGCAACCTATACGGAACAAG TAAAGCTGCCATCGAAGATGTACAGGCCAAAAACTTGATCTGCATTCTGGATGTAGACATCCAGGGAGTGAAGAGAATTAAAGAGACGGACCTGAACCCGATCTATATCTCCATCCAGGCTCCATCTATGGACATTCTG GAAAAACGTCTGAGGGACCGACAAACCGAGTCAGAGGAAAGTTTACAGAAACGTTTGGAGGCAGCACGTATTGATATGGAGCTCA GTAAGGAACCAGGGGTGTTTGATATGGTCATCATCAATGATGACTTGGAACGGGCTTACGAGGAGCTGAAAGAGATCCTTAATGAT gAAATTCAAAAAGTTCAGGAGAACAAATCCTAA